In Motacilla alba alba isolate MOTALB_02 chromosome 2, Motacilla_alba_V1.0_pri, whole genome shotgun sequence, the DNA window ACTCTCCTGATACCTTTAGCTTCTCTCTGTTCAGCTCTCTTCTTTTACAGATCCACATTCATCCCACATATTATGAATGTACCAACTTCTGTCAATTGTTTCTAACAGACAGTCTAGAACAAGTCTTCATCTTGGTTCATTTCTCAGATTGACTTTTGGGTCTCGTTTGCCCATTTATGatgcttttatcttttcttctacTTTTGCAAGTTACAAAGGTGAGAAGATTTTATCAATCAGATCCCTCACAGTTATATAgttataattatatttttataattataaaaatataacagtATAATAATACagttaatatattaatatagaaatattagtatatgaaatataaaaagtattttatataaTGTTAAAACATATGGTTAATATTATAATatgtaaaattattaaaatttaacaGCATAATTCTTATGTGATTTAACTTCAAACAGGCTTATAAAATGCTGGAAGATACCATAGGACTTTTTGTTGTCATCTACTTCTCTTTTTGACCCCCATACTCTTCCAAGGAAATCACTGGAATTTCATGACATGTGGCAGACATATATTGCTACATAACCCATTACCAGGGTAATAAAACTGGGTTCACAGTCTTACTGATTCCTTCAGAGTGGTATCAGgtatattttcagttttggatGAATTCGTGTCCTTACAGTCACAACAACCCAATATCCATTGTGTCCCGTGGTGGGATCCTGATATACGGATAGAATTTTCTACAGTCACCTAATGTGCGCTTAACCTAACAGTTGTCTTCTTTGACATGAAGAAGCAAATTTGAACACAACCCATTTTGGCTAATTCTGAAAACATGTTCTACTGCTGTAAAAGATTTTCAAGCCACTTATtgcccctgcacagctgctgtcaaAACAGAGAGCAAATTTGTTCCTTGCCCAGCCAACTACTTAGTGATTCTCTATAGACAAACAGCTTCCCTAGTGCCACAAAACCTCTGTACTGATTCTACAAAGCCATCCTCCCTGGAGAGTTGTAGACTGGAGCATGGCACAGGGAGTGTAGCAGTGTACGAAGGTATGGGTTAGGGCAAGGTTACTGCAGACTAAGACAGAGAATTAAGTGATCCTTCTGCTAACTATGGGTGCAAGGACTACAACATATACCACCGGTGCTCCCATGCTAAATAAAGTCCTCTGTTATAACTCTGGTAGGTAGATACAGTCTTTTGTCATTACATCTGCTGTTCTGGTGGGGAATTTCAGAGCCAAGTTTCCCACTACAAAAGTCAGAGATACACAAAGTCTGACAAACTGTATCTCTCACATGTGTCCATTTTTGCATCTCCTGCTGAACTTAGTTGTAGAGAAGGAGCTCATCAGTTGCATGATACTAGTAATACATGCATGATACTAGTAACTCTATGCACttaataattaaagaaattgCTTATTTTTACACAGAGTtcagggaaaatgaagaatacgtgagaaattatttgaaaggaAGCACTGCTATCAGTTATATGGTGTGAAGACCCACTAATGACTAACAGAGGCAAGGTTTATAATCACTAATATTTAGTTGATTCAGCAGATGAAACAGCTTGTTGTAAGCCTTTACCTTCATGTGTATGGGCAGTCTGGATGTATATGCATACTTCATGTATGTCCTATGTTTAATTGTATAACCCAACAGTATCCTACTTTGATATGTCAATACAGAACAATATCAATGATACTCTGAAAAACTTTGAGTTGTGAAAAAAGTTACCATATTGAGGttttatcttgttttatttctaatacTCATGGATTATCTGAATTCATAATATtacctattttttctttcatttcatccaTCTCTGTCATCTTGCAACAACTGttataaaaattttctttatgctCCTTCAGATAAGAAGAGGTTTTTTACTCCATATCTTTAAGGaactctgcttttcattttcacattaaaacaGCATCAgaattaagaaaatactttcattttccAAGATGTGGTGCATACTGTCTCAGTTCAGTGGTTCACTCACACTAGAATTTAAGTTGGTGTCTAAGCAGTGTTGTTAATACAACATCTTAATAAATTCTAAAGGGAAATTTAGAGAACCTTagaataatttggaaaatcATTTATGTCTTAGCCCATGAGAAATCATACCTGTTGGGTTAAAATATGTTATATAAATTCCATACTTGAAGCTTGAAACTAAATATTAACTAAATCTGtatcacatttttaaagaatattccTTGCTTTTTGTACTCCATGCAAactctgtgatttcttttcttctttgtgatTAAATGTTGCTTCTAATCATGAATATTATACAGATACTAAACCTAAAtagattaaaggaaaaaagaattctcTAAAGAGCTCACATTTACAATGTCTTACCAGAGATTTTGGCCCAGATCATCAGCTAGATCATCATAAAGTTGTTTCCCTGACTTTAAGGAAGCTATGACAGTTTATACATTCTAAGCACTTCTCATTTTATTATTAAGAGATTTTACCCCATCCATCTTTGATAAACCCTATCCATTCTAGAACTTATAGATAAGTCATATTTCAAGACGATAGTAATTTAATTTACCCTTTCTCCACCCCATCCCCCTTTTAACTGTTTCCTTTAGCACTCCAAATGTTCCTGGATACACTGGCAAGGTTCATTGGTCAGCAACTCACCCAGCAAATTCTAATCTTCCATCAACAGCCCCAACAGTAATTGCCGGAATGCATGGGTAGGTATGAGGTATATTTTTCAGCTTGTTCAGAAAAATTACTGGGAAAATcataattgcatttattttgttaaagaaCAATTAAATGTTATACATTATATTCTATGGacttaaaaaatacagaacagttGGAGTTGGATCCCACTACTGTCATGATAATCTGAAGTCCTTTTGAGGTTTTAGAATTTTTCTGGAGCATTGAATGTTATATGTTGGGAAGATgacttcttttttgtttttctaataacaaatgtctttgttttttttcaaagaggCCCATGAATGTAAAAGTTATCAATTCccaaaagaaaactgaatggAGTTTCTCAATTGATCTTGGCAGACTTAAGAAACAGGTATTTGTTATGAAAAAATGGTTGTTGAAAATGGGTGGGTTCACTTAAAAGGAAGTGAGAAGCAAAGTCATACCATGCCACCACACTGATGTAGCCTGGGACCCTGTGATTGTGAAATCATCACAGCTCCCCATCACTATCATGGCTGCCCCATTAAGTGAATAAATAATCTTTATTCTCTCAATGCTCTTCCATAAAAGGCTGGTTAAACCTGTGGGCCAATATACGTATTTAGATGTCTAACTTGTTGATTTCAAAAGATCTGCACACTTCAGAAGATCTGGAcactgaaaaatcctttttcttttgttagcATGAAAAGCTTCAGATGCTGGCAGAGAACTAACTTAGCCTTTCTTCCTAATAGCTTAGTAACtttgtttctcctctctcctttaTGATTTTGTGCTTTAGATTCTGCTTTCTTGTTATCTGTAGTGATCTAGGATATGGTGACACTTTTCCAAGTTTCCATGTTTTCCTGAGAAATTTATCTTCTAATTAAACTTTTAATTTGTCTTAGGATTCTGTTCACAGCACGCACTTTTTTCAGCACTGTCAGTGAAAAGTATCCAGAAAAGGCTCGAGGAGATTTATGGAGCTGCGTGGCTTTTAAAGAGTTCACCTCGTCAAGAGTTTCACCATTTTGATGAATAACCTAACTTATTGTTATGCTGCCCTCCATGCAGTCAcctctgctctttttctctAGTGGTTATACCTGGAAAATAGGCAGTCACCTGTAGGTTTGGGCTGCTGTTGACAGGGAATGGAATGATGCAACAAAGTCCTGAGTCTCCATAACATGATAAAGCTGAACTCAAAGCAGTCTTATGCTTGTAAATGtcacaaacaaataaaaaaggcaaatgaatCTTAGCAAAGAACATTGAGAGACTTCATTTAGGTACCAGAATTCAAGAGCAAAAATGATAGGCACCACTGTGATCTGAAGAAAACACATCAGTTACTTCCTTTTACTTTACACAGACGTTACTGTGGGTGTAGTTCACATTGGAGgaattttcttgatttttaatgtATGGCAAGAACAGGGTTCTCATTCTGTGCTAGTGGATACTTTCCAGAATCAGGACAGAATCTCCTGACCTTTTTGAAGTAGGTTGTGTAGGAATAAACTAGAGAGCATAATCACATCCAGAGATTGCAGAGCAGGTTTTGCCAACCTTAGCCTGAGCAAATGTACCTATATGGTACATTTCCCTGAGGAGATATTATCCCTGATAGCAAAATTGTAATAGCTGTATGGTCCTACTTGTGGAGTAGGAGCATAGTCCGTAGTGTTTACTGAGCAAAGATGGAACATTCTGGTCCTTCATGAAACTGCTATATAGAACTATGATGGATGCTGAGAATCTCCCCTCAATATTAGTTACTGATGCCCATAAAAGAGAGATGCTTAACATTAGTTTCCTTccctttataaaataaattataataataccTGCTGATTTCAGGAGTCACAGGTCAAGCTAGTCTATAGTGGAGAGGTGAAGAGAAGAGAGATTATTCCCATAATTTGGGGTCAGACAATTTGCTTCCATGAACTTTTGATCTTGGATGTGATCTCATCCTTTTAAAATGGTGGCCTTTCTCACCCTTTTTAAAATGGTGGCAcctttctttgtctctttgcTCATTCTCAAGCATGATTGTAATAATTTCTCAGAAAGTATCAAGTGATTGCATGTGGTGGATGTTTTAAAACTGCTGTCTACAACCTATGGTCAGTGTCCTGAAGACAACTATAGGTATCAAATGGAGTCTCTTGTGTACTGCTAACCTGCTTTAGTAAGTATTCCTGTCAAAAGTATCAGCACTATCAGACAGACCAGGCAGCATGCAACCATTTCTGCATGGAGTTTCTATTGCACGGTGCTCCCACAGGATGTGCTGCAAAATCCTGCATACCAGTGTCAAGCGTTCTGAAGTCAACAGGATT includes these proteins:
- the SPATA48 gene encoding spermatogenesis-associated protein 48, with translation MIQKNRNTKGTPNVPGYTGKVHWSATHPANSNLPSTAPTVIAGMHGPMNVKVINSQKKTEWSFSIDLGRLKKQVHCKTWKLTQ